The sequence CGCGACGAACGCATGCGCACCCGCAACGATCGCGCGGATCGCGGCGAGCCCGTCGTCGTCGTCGGTGAGCGCGCCGCGCGGCTCGAAGCGCAGATCGCCCTCGGCGAGGTGCGGATCGTGCCGCGCGATGTACGGCGGGTTGCTGACCACGACGTGAAAGCGCAGGCCGGGATCGAGCGCCGCGTACCAGTCGCTTTCGAGAAACTGCAGCGGGCCGCCCGGCCGCGCCGGATCGAGCAGCTTGCGCGCGTTGCGGCGCGCGACGTCGAGCGCCGCGGCCGAGCGGTCGAGCGCCCATACGCGCGCGTCGGGCCGCTCGGATGCGATCGACACCGCGATCGCGCCGCTGCCCGTGCCGAGATCGAGCACGCGCGGCGACGGCACGCCGTCGATCGCGTCGAGCGCGGTCTCGACGAGCAGCTCCGTTTCCGGGCGCGGGATCAGCACGTCCGGCGTCACGTCGAATTCGAGGCCGAAGAACTCGCGCGCGCCGGTGAGCTGCGCGACCGGCTCGCCCGCCGCGCGGCGCGCTTGCAGCGCGAGGTAGCGCTCGAGCGCGGCTGCGTCGAGCGGCTCGTCGGCGCGCGTGATCAGCTGCGTGCGGGTCCAGCCGAGCGCGTGCGCGAGCAGGGCCCGCGCGTCGACCGCGTCGAGCGGCGACGTGCGCAGCAGCTCGGCGGCGGTGGCGGGCGTGGGCTTCGTCGTGGTCATCGTGCGCGCTTTGCGGGCCGCGTCATTCGGCGTCGCCGAGCGACGCGAGCAGCTCGGCCTGATGCTCGCTGACGAGCGCGGCGATCAGCTCGTCGAGATCGCCGTCCATGATCTGCTCGAGCTTGTACAGCGTCAGGTTGATCCGGTGATCGGTCATCCGGCCCTGCGGGAAGTTGTACGTGCGGATTCGCTCGGAGCGGTCGCCCGAGCCGATCAGGCTCTTGCGCGTGGCCGCTTCCTTCGCGTGCTGCTCGTGATACTGCTTGTCCTTGATTCGCGCGGCGAGCACCTTCAGCGCGCGGTCCTTGTTCTTGTGCTGCGAGCGGTCGTCCTGGCATTCGACGACGATCCCCGTCGGGATGTGCGTGACGCGCACCGCCGAATCGGTCTTGTTGATGTGCTGGCCGCCCGCGCCCGACGCGCGGAAGGTGTCGATCCGCAGGTCGGCGGGATTGATCTCGACTTCGCCGATCTCGTCGGCTTCCGGCATCACCGCGACCGTGCACGCGGACGTGTGGATGCGGCCCTGCGTCTCGGTCGCCGGCACGCGCTGCACGCGGTGGCCGCCCGATTCGAACTTCAGGCGCGAGTACGCGCCGTAGCCCGCGATCCGCACGATCACTTCCTTGTAGCCGCCAAGATCCGACGCGCTCTCCGACATCATCTCGACCTGCCAGCGCTGCCGCTCCGCGTAGCGCAGGTACATCCGCAGCAGATCGCCCGCGAACAGCGCCGATTCGTCGCCGCCCGTGCCCGCGCGGATTTCGACGAAGATGTTGCGCTCGTCGTTCGGGTCCTTCGGCAGCAGCATCGTCTGCAGTTCGCTCGCGAGGCGGCCCATCCGCTCGCGCGCGCCGCGCAGCTCGTCCTCGGCGAAGTCGCGCATCGACGCGTCGCCGAGCAGCTCCTGCGCGGCGAGCTCGTCGGCGCGCGCCTGGCGCCACTGCGCGTAATGCTCGACGACGGGGCCGATTTCCGCGTGCTCGCGCGTCAGCTTGCGGTACTGGTCGAGGTCCGCGGTGACGTTCTCGCGGCTCAACAGGTCGTTCAGTTCGGCCAGCCGGGTTGTGAGCTGGTCGAGCTTGCTTTGCATGCTCGTCTTCATGGTGCGGAGCGACGCTCCCGGGGAAGAGTTCGAAAGGGGAAGGAGGGGACGGACTGGCAGGCGCCGCTAACGGCCCGACGAGTCCGACGAGCGGGGCGCGTGCTGGTAGAAGCCGCGCATCAGCTCGATCAGCGAATCGCGATCGGCGCCGTTCGCGCGGTTCAGCGCGCTCGTCGGGCCGTGGATCAGCTTGTTGGTGAGCGCCTGCGACAGCGCGTCGAGCACGGCGGCCGGATCGTCGCCGCGCGCGAGCATCTTCTGCGCACGCTCGACTTCCGCGCGGCGCAGCGCGTCGGCCTGCGTGTGCATGTGGCGGATCACGGGCACGATGCTGCGCGCGTCGAGCCACTGCATGAAATTCTGCACGCGCGTCTCGATGATCGCCTCGGCCTGCGCGACGGCCGCTTGCCGCGACGCGTTGCCTTCGCGAACGATCGCGCCGAGATCGTCGACCGTGTAGAGGAACACGTCCTTCAGCTCGCCGACTTCGGGCTCGATGTCGCGCGGCACCGCGAGGTCGACCATGAAGATCGGCCGGTGGCGGCGCGCCTTCACCGCGCGCTCGACGGCGCCGAGGCCGATGATCGGCAGCGTCGACGCGGTGCACGACACGATGATGTCGAACTCGTGCATCCGCGCGGGCAGGTCGGCGAGCGGCATCGCGCGGCCGCCGAAGCGCTCGGCGAGCTTCGCGCCGCGCTCGGCGGTGCGGTTCGCGACGACGAGCTCGCGCGGGCCTTGCGCGGCGAAGTGCGTCGCGCAGAGCTCGATCATCTCGCCCGCGCCGATGAACAGCACGCGCTGCTGCGCCACTTGCTCGAAGATCCGCTGCGCGAGCCGCACGGCCGCGGCCGCCATCGACACCGACTGCGCGCCGATCTCGGTCGTCCCGCGCACTTCCTTCGCGACCGCGAACGTGCGCTGGAACAACTGGTTCAGGTAGGTGCCGAGCGAGCCGGCCTCGGACGCGGTGCGCACCGCGTTCTTCATCTGGCCGAGGATCTGGGTTTCGCCGAGCACCATCGAATCGAGCCCCGACGCGACGCGGAACGCGTGGCGCACCGCCTCGGACTGCGGCAGCGCGTACACGTGCGGCGCGAGCTCGTCGGCGGGAATCCGGTGATAGTCGGACATCCAGCGGATCGCGGCGTCGCGCGCCGCGCGATCGTCGGTCGCGCAGTACAGCTCGGTGCGGTTGCAGGTCGACAGGATCGCCGCTTCGGGCGAATTCGGCGCCGGGTGGCCGAGGAGGACGCTCTTGAACGTCGCGAGTGCAGGCTTGATCTGTTCGAGCGGAAACGCCACGCGTTCGCGCAGGGCGACAGGCGCAGTGTGGTGGTTGATTCCGATCGTGAGGAGCTGCATGTCCAAGAGGCTATCGTTTAGTCCCATATTATAGCGTTTCGACGGCAAACCCATGGCCCGCATGCGCGGCGACCCATTTCCGCGGGCCGCGCGGCCGCGCGCCGTCTTCGCGTCCGCGCCGCGGGCACGGCGAACCGCGCCCGCCGCGCTCGGCCGGGGCCGCGCCTGCCCGCCGCAGGCGGGCGAAACCGCGGTCGCGGCGGCGAATCGTCTGCCGGGCGCGACGTCATGCCGCGCCTTTTTGAAAAGCGACCCCGAAACGGTGCGAAAATGATGGTCTGCGAAACGGGGGCGCCGCTGCGGCGGCGCGCGGCGCGGGATCGAACGAGCGGCTCGGCGCGTCGGCGCCGCCGCAACGAGCGGTGCCGCGATCAGGCCGGATCGCATCGGACGTTGTTCCGTCGTCGCGTCGTGCGGGCGGCCTGCACGGCGGGTGGGCGGCGGTCGTTTCGTGCGCCGCCGCGCCGCCGGCCGTCGATGGCGCGAAGCATGGCGTTTGCCGCGCCGCTCGTGCCGATGGGGCGAGTCCGACAGCAGAAGAGGCGTTGAATGAACTGGTTTGGAATCGTCGTGCTGGGCTTTGCCGTCGGCTTGCTCGGCTGGGCGCTCAACCCGCTGCGCCGCCTGAGTCGCGCGTCGCTGTGGCTCGCCGTCGCGGCGGGCCTGCTGGGCGCCGCGGCCGCGAAGATGGCCGGCAATGTGACAGGACTCTTTTACGACGGCGAGACGCTCGAATGGCCGGTTTGTACGGCCGCCGCGCTTCTCGCCGTTGCCGTGACGGTGGGCCTTCTGGCCCGCCGCTGAACGTTTGCAGGTGAAATCATGAATGCCCGACTCCCCGACCCGTCGCCCGTGCCGGCGCGTCTTGCCCTGCTGCGCGGCGCGATGGCGCGCGAGGATCTGGCCGCCTACGTGGTGCCGTCCGCCGACCCCCATTTGTCCGAGTATTTGCCCGAGCGCTGGCAGGCGCGGCAATGGCTGTCGGGCTTCACCGGCTCGGTGGGCACGCTTGTCGTGACCGCCGATTTCGCCGGCCTCTGGCTCGACAGCCGCTACTGGGTGCAGGCCGAAGCGCAGCTCGCCGGCACGGGCGTCGAGCTGATGAAGATGATGGGCGGCCAGCAGACGCAGCCGCACGTCGAGTGGCTCGCCGAGCACGTGCCCGAGGGCACGACGGTCGGCGTCGACGGCGCGGTGCTCGGCGTCGCGGCGGCGCGCGCGTTGACCTCGGCGCTCACGCCGCGCGGCATCGTGCTGCGCACCGATCTCGATTTGCTCGACGCGATCTGGCCGCAGCGCCCGTCGCTGCCCGCCGACGCGGTGTTCGAGCACGCGGCGCCGCAGGCCGACACGGCGCGCGCGGGCAAGCTCGCGCAGGTGCGCCGCGCGATGCAGGAGCAGGGCGCGCAGTGGCACTTCGTCTCGACGCTCGACGATCTCGCGTGGCTCTTCAATCTGCGCGGCGCAGACGTGAACTACAACCCGGTGTTCGTCGCGCATGCGCTCGTCGGCCTCGAGCGCGCGACGCTCTTCGTCGCCGACGGCAAGGTGTCGGCCGAACTCGCGACGTCGCTCGCGCGGGACGGCGTGGACGTGCAGCCGTACGACGCGGCGGCCGCGGCGCTCGCCGCGCTGCCGGAGGGCGCGGGGCTTCTGATCGATCCGCGCCGCGTCACGTACGGGCTGCTGCAGGCGGTGCCGCAGCAGGTGCGCGTGATCGAGGCGGTGAATCCGTCGACGTTCGCGAAGTCGCGCAAGACGCCCGCCGAGATCGAGCACGTGCGCGCGACGATGGAGCTCGACGGCGCGGCGCTCGCCGAGTTCTTCGCGTGGTTCGAAGGCGCGCTCGGCCGCGAGACGATCACCGAGCTGACGATCGACGAACAGCTCACCGCCGCGCGCGAGCGCCGGCCGGGCTACGTGTCGCCGAGCTTCGCGACGATCGCGGGCTTCAACGCGAACGGCGCGATGCCGCACTACCGCGCGACGCGTGCCGCGCACGCGACGATCGAAGGCGACGGCTTGCTGCTGATCGATTCGGGCGGCCAGTATCTGAGCGGGACGACCGACATCACGCGGGTCGTGCCCGTCGGCGCGATCGGCGACGCGCACCGGCGCGATTTCACGATCGTGCTGAAGGCGATGATGGCGCTGTCGCGCGCGCGCTTTCCGCGCGGCATTCGCTCGCCGATGCTCGACGCGATCGCGCGCGCGCCGATGTGGGCGGCCGGGCTCGACTACGGGCACGGCACGGGGCACGGCGTCGGCTATTTCCTGAACGTGCACGAGGGGCCGCAGGTGATTTCGCACTACGCGCCCGCGGAGCCGTACACGGCGATGGAAGAGGGGATGATCACGTCGATCGAGCCGGGCGTGTACCGGCCGCAGAAGTGGGGCGTGCGGATCGAGAACCTCGTCGTGAACCGCACGGCGGGGCAGACCGAATTCGGCGACTTCCTTGAATTCGAGACGCTGACGCTCTGCCCGATCGACACGCGCTGCGTGCTGCCCGCGCTCCTCGACGACCACGAGCGCGCGTGGCTGAATGCGTACCATGCGGCGGTGCGCGAGCGGGTCGGCAAGCACGTGTCGGGCGACGCGAAGGCGTGGCTCGACGCGCGCACGCAGCCGATCTGACGCGCGCGGCGCTTGATGCCGGCCGATGGGGTCGGCGGCTGGCAGTTAAACCGGCGATGAGCGATCCGCAACCGGCGGCCGGCAACGAGCGCCCCGCAACCGGCGGCCGGCACGATCGAACGACAACGACGGAGGGCGACGGATGGCGAACGTAGCGGTGATCGTGGTCGACATGCAGCGCGGGCTGCTGCAGCGGGCGAATCCCGCGCATCGGCTGGACGAGGTCGTCGCGGGCATCAACCGGCTGACGGCGGCGGCGCGCGCGGCGGGCGCGCCCGTGTGCTTCGTGCAGCACGACGGCGACGCGGCCGACGACATCGTGCCCGACACGCCCGGCTGGCGGCTGCACGCGGAGCTCGTGTGCGCGGATGCCGACTGGCGGGTCCGCAAGCGCGAAAGCGATGCGTTCCACGACACGCCGCTCGCCGCGCAGCTCGACGCGCACGGGATCGACGCGGTCGTGATCTGCGGTTACGCATCGGAATTCTGCGTCGATTCGGCGGCGCGCCGCGCGGCGCTCCTCGGCTACCGGACGACGGTCGTCTCCGATCTGCACACGACGAACGATCGGGCGCACCTGAGCGCGGCGCAGGTCATCGCGCATCACAATTTCATCTGGCGCAACTGCACGTTCTCGGGCAACGGCGTCGCGCCGCGGCCGCTCGACGATGTGCTCGTCACGGAGTTCGCATGACCATCAAGGCAGTCGTGTTCGATTTCGGCGGCGTGCTGATCGACTGGAGCCCCGAGTATCTGTATAAGCAGTTGATTCCCGACGAAGCCGAGCGGCGCTGGTTTCTCACGCACGTATGCGGGATGGACTGGGTCATCAAGCAGGACGGCGGCCAGACGCTCGAAGAGGCGACCGCGGAGCGCGTCGCGCAGTTTCCCGAGCACGAGGCGCTGATCCGCGCGTTCTACGCGCGCTGGCACGAGATGATCGGCGGCGTGCTCGCGGGCGGCGCCGCGCTCGTCGACAGGCTCGATGCGCGCGGCATGCCGCTTTTCGGCCTCACGAACTGGTCCGCGCAGACGTTTCCGTACGCGTGGGAGAACTTTCCGGTGCTGCGGCGCTTCACGGACATCGTCGTGTCTGGGCGCGTGAAGCTCGTGAAGCCCGATCCGGCGATCTACCGCGAGATGCGCGCGCGGATCGAGCCGCATCTGCCGGGCGTCGCGCCGCACGAGCTCGTCTTCATCGACGACAACGCGAAGAACGCGGCGGCCGCGACCGCGCTCGGCTGGCACGGGATTCACCATACGAGCGCCGGGACGACGGAGGCGCGGCT comes from Burkholderia savannae and encodes:
- the prmC gene encoding peptide chain release factor N(5)-glutamine methyltransferase, with product MTTTKPTPATAAELLRTSPLDAVDARALLAHALGWTRTQLITRADEPLDAAALERYLALQARRAAGEPVAQLTGAREFFGLEFDVTPDVLIPRPETELLVETALDAIDGVPSPRVLDLGTGSGAIAVSIASERPDARVWALDRSAAALDVARRNARKLLDPARPGGPLQFLESDWYAALDPGLRFHVVVSNPPYIARHDPHLAEGDLRFEPRGALTDDDDGLAAIRAIVAGAHAFVAPGGALWIEHGYDQAAAVRALLGAAGFADVESLADLASIERATGGRLPG
- a CDS encoding isochorismatase family protein produces the protein MANVAVIVVDMQRGLLQRANPAHRLDEVVAGINRLTAAARAAGAPVCFVQHDGDAADDIVPDTPGWRLHAELVCADADWRVRKRESDAFHDTPLAAQLDAHGIDAVVICGYASEFCVDSAARRAALLGYRTTVVSDLHTTNDRAHLSAAQVIAHHNFIWRNCTFSGNGVAPRPLDDVLVTEFA
- a CDS encoding HAD family hydrolase, which translates into the protein MTIKAVVFDFGGVLIDWSPEYLYKQLIPDEAERRWFLTHVCGMDWVIKQDGGQTLEEATAERVAQFPEHEALIRAFYARWHEMIGGVLAGGAALVDRLDARGMPLFGLTNWSAQTFPYAWENFPVLRRFTDIVVSGRVKLVKPDPAIYREMRARIEPHLPGVAPHELVFIDDNAKNAAAATALGWHGIHHTSAGTTEARLRELGVLG
- the prfA gene encoding peptide chain release factor 1, encoding MKTSMQSKLDQLTTRLAELNDLLSRENVTADLDQYRKLTREHAEIGPVVEHYAQWRQARADELAAQELLGDASMRDFAEDELRGARERMGRLASELQTMLLPKDPNDERNIFVEIRAGTGGDESALFAGDLLRMYLRYAERQRWQVEMMSESASDLGGYKEVIVRIAGYGAYSRLKFESGGHRVQRVPATETQGRIHTSACTVAVMPEADEIGEVEINPADLRIDTFRASGAGGQHINKTDSAVRVTHIPTGIVVECQDDRSQHKNKDRALKVLAARIKDKQYHEQHAKEAATRKSLIGSGDRSERIRTYNFPQGRMTDHRINLTLYKLEQIMDGDLDELIAALVSEHQAELLASLGDAE
- a CDS encoding aminopeptidase P family protein, with product MNARLPDPSPVPARLALLRGAMAREDLAAYVVPSADPHLSEYLPERWQARQWLSGFTGSVGTLVVTADFAGLWLDSRYWVQAEAQLAGTGVELMKMMGGQQTQPHVEWLAEHVPEGTTVGVDGAVLGVAAARALTSALTPRGIVLRTDLDLLDAIWPQRPSLPADAVFEHAAPQADTARAGKLAQVRRAMQEQGAQWHFVSTLDDLAWLFNLRGADVNYNPVFVAHALVGLERATLFVADGKVSAELATSLARDGVDVQPYDAAAAALAALPEGAGLLIDPRRVTYGLLQAVPQQVRVIEAVNPSTFAKSRKTPAEIEHVRATMELDGAALAEFFAWFEGALGRETITELTIDEQLTAARERRPGYVSPSFATIAGFNANGAMPHYRATRAAHATIEGDGLLLIDSGGQYLSGTTDITRVVPVGAIGDAHRRDFTIVLKAMMALSRARFPRGIRSPMLDAIARAPMWAAGLDYGHGTGHGVGYFLNVHEGPQVISHYAPAEPYTAMEEGMITSIEPGVYRPQKWGVRIENLVVNRTAGQTEFGDFLEFETLTLCPIDTRCVLPALLDDHERAWLNAYHAAVRERVGKHVSGDAKAWLDARTQPI
- the hemA gene encoding glutamyl-tRNA reductase → MQLLTIGINHHTAPVALRERVAFPLEQIKPALATFKSVLLGHPAPNSPEAAILSTCNRTELYCATDDRAARDAAIRWMSDYHRIPADELAPHVYALPQSEAVRHAFRVASGLDSMVLGETQILGQMKNAVRTASEAGSLGTYLNQLFQRTFAVAKEVRGTTEIGAQSVSMAAAAVRLAQRIFEQVAQQRVLFIGAGEMIELCATHFAAQGPRELVVANRTAERGAKLAERFGGRAMPLADLPARMHEFDIIVSCTASTLPIIGLGAVERAVKARRHRPIFMVDLAVPRDIEPEVGELKDVFLYTVDDLGAIVREGNASRQAAVAQAEAIIETRVQNFMQWLDARSIVPVIRHMHTQADALRRAEVERAQKMLARGDDPAAVLDALSQALTNKLIHGPTSALNRANGADRDSLIELMRGFYQHAPRSSDSSGR